The genomic interval CACGTCGGTCAAGCCGTCGTACAACTCCCCTTCTTCAGTGGTCATTGCGTCTTTGACGGCTTCCAAGTACTTTTCTTCGAGAACGGTATCATTGGAACTCACGGAGCCGTCGCCGCCCGATGAGCATGCCACAGGGAGAAGGATCAAGGCGAAAAGAAAAAGAACACGACACGTTTTGGTCATCATTGACTCTCTATTTCAAAAGGTGATGCGGAAAAAGTCCTTATCGGAAGGGCGACATGGCATGGGAATCGCGGTGAAGCGTCCAATTATGGGCAACGTCCCGGATCCGAGTAACGCCGGGATCCGTCCCGGCGCGACGGATAACACACGTGAAAACCTCTTCCGGTTGCGCTTCGGCTCGGCCCCAGGCGGCTTCGATGAGGAAAAGCTCGGAGGCTGTTACGCCCGACCAGCCGATCCCCACGGATACTCAGTCACGTATTCCAACGGGGCGTGCTGTTTGGCGGGCGCATAGTATAGAAACAGCCCTTCCATTTCAATCGGGAAGTGATCGTATTCATCGTCGCGTTCCGCCACGATCACGGGTTCTTCACCCAACCTTATGGCATGGCAGGGATTTTCGTTTTGAATGAGCACACTGACCTCCGTCACGATCTGCCATTTTTGCACCTGGCTGAAGTACTCTTCCATACAATTCATCCTTCTTGCAGTGGTTTCGGGTCTTTCATGAGCAAGATTTGTGCCTGCGAAATCCTTCGGATCTTTCTTAATCATGTTCATATGTTATCTCATGTATCGGCTCGTTCGGTCTCTGAATCTGTAACCGGAGTCCAAAAAGCGTCCAGACACTCATGTACACCGTATTTCTTGAAACTCTTGACGCTCCCTGGTATTCCATTTAGTGATCCTGTTTGCGCCCATCGAACGGACTTACCGACTGGAGCATGCTATGGAAACAGTGTTGATAACAGGCGGCTGTGGATTCATTGGCTCGCATCTTGCCGAGCGGATCGTTCAATCCGGATACAGGGTGAAAGTGTTCGATAATCTTTCCACGGGACACACTGAGAATATTGAACACCTTAAGCCGATGCCTGAACTGATCGAGGGCGATGTGAGGGATTTCGGGCAAGTGGAGCGGGTGACGCAGGGGGTGAATCGCGTCTTTCATCTGGCGGCGCTCGTTTCCGTTGCAGAGTCCGTTGAAAGACCCGTTCTCTGTCACGACGTGAATGTAACCGGAGCCCTCAATGTGCTGGAGGCTTGCCGCGTCCACCATGTTAAAAGGATGATACTGGCCAGCTCGGCCGCCGTGTATGGATCCGAGCCCACGCTTCCGAAGTCCGAGGAAATGCTTCCTGCACCCGAATCCCCATATGCGGCGAGCAAACTGACCGGAGAGATGTATGCCAGGCTGTACGCTCGGCTTTATGGGGTCGAGACCGTCAGTTTGCGATTTTTCAATGTTTACGGCCCTAGGCAGGATCCGTCTTCCATGTACTCCGGCGTGATCTCGCGCTTTACCCGTCAGATGCTCACAAATGAGACCTTGACTATTTTCGGCGACGGAAGGCAGACACGGGATTTCGTTTTTGTCAAAGATGTGGTTCAAGCGGCCGTGCTGGCGATGATTTCAACGGAGTTGGGCCGGGGAGAGGTAATGAATATTGCATCCGGCGCCTCCATATCGCTTCTGTCTCTGTTGGAAGCGCTGGAGTCCCTGACCGGCAGAAAGGTCGTTCCCTCGTTTGCCGAAGAACGGATTGGAGATGTGCGATATTCCGAAGCCAGTGTGGCCCGCATGCTCAATTTGTTAGGTTTCCGGGCCGTTCATTCGATCCGTTCAGGCCTCGAATCGTTGCTCTCATACGAAAGCTCGAGAATCAGCGGCGCATGAACTGTGACATTTTCGATTGCAACCTCTGAGCCTCTCGCCCTATACTCGCGATAAATCCAACTGTGCCGGCCGCGCTACGGTGCGACGGATTGGATTATATGGCCTTGGCGTAACTGATTTACCACTAGGAGGAACAAATCATGCGGCATAATTTACTGGCAGCGTCGGCGTTGGCCGTGGCTCTCATGATGGTGCTATCCTGCGCTTCGACTCCCGGCGTTCCGGATTACGAAAAACAATTCAACGCCCGGGTTTTTACGAACGTGGCCCGAGATAAGGTCACAGTGATTTCGGCCAAGCGATTCGGAGAAAACTGCCGAATCGTGATGGATCCGTCCTTTGACTCCAGACCCTTCGAAGTGGTCCTGTCCGGTGAATCGGAGAAGACCGTGGACCTGCTGGCAGATAGAGGGCTTGGGATGATGGTGCCCGTTATGATGCCCGCTTACTTCCAGGACGCTTCTGTCGTTGCCGAAGCGCCCGCCGACGGCGCTTCCTACGCCTTCAAGCTCGAAATCCAAAGTTTGAAGGCCGATGTGGTGGAAGCGGACAAAAGGGTCGTCCAGGTGGAAGTGGTGCTTTCAGCCGAGGTTTCCGACCCCGGGGGAACGCAAGTGGTCAAGACGGAAGGTGTTGGAACGGGGGAGAGGACATACGCCTATCGTCTGTATCCAACAGTTGAACTGGCCTGTGCCCATGCCCTTGGGAATGCGCTCAACGATCTTGGAAGAAAGCTGACCACGGACGCGCCCCAACTGGCGAGTTTACTTCAATAGGGAAGACGGCGCGGGCGGTCCGATTCAGGCCGAGAATTGGGCGATCATCTGGACGAGTTCAGCGAGAGCCTTCGGTGTCTGATGGAAGGATACGCCCGCGAGGAACCGGTCATCCTTGGAAGTCACGTTTCGAATGGCGCCTGTCAGATTGTGGATGTTATCCTGCGATGGACAGTGAATCATGATCACGATGACGCGACCGACTTCGAGACCTCCCGGTTCCTCCGCAGTCAGAAGGCATCCTTGGAGGGATAGATCCAGGATGGTCCCTTTGCCTTCGAATCCTTCACACTTGAAAGTGGCTTCCAGATTGGTTTTGTAGCGCGGCATCGCCCTGAGAGAGCGGTGCTCGGCGTCGGTTGGATACCGGATGATCGTGAAAGGGAAGGGCTTGAAAACGTTCTCGATCACCCAGGATCGGAACCCCCAATAGACCCCGTCTTCAATGTAGCGGAAGATGTACTCCTTTTTCTGGTGGAGGTATATCGGCTTTCCACCGGCCATCGGCAGATCCAGAATCACATATTTATCTTCCCTCCATCCCCGAATTCGAGAAAAACACGTCGCTTTTTCCGCTCCTGCTCCAAGATCAATGGTAACGAGGGTGTCTACTGAGAACATGCGGCCGCCTTAGCTCAGATTGCTTTTTTCCGATTTTCTTAGAACATACCAAAAAAACAGCCGTACATCCAGCCTATTGATAGGCATTCAATTCCGGACGAGCGGTTATACGGTTTCGTTTCCCCTGAGAGGTTCTACTCGATCCCCCGGCGATGCTCCGGAAATCAACTCTTCGAACAGATCCCCCAGCTCGACGGACTGCGACACGGCTTGATTCCAGCGACGAATACGCTCTTGAGGTTCATCCTTAAAGCGTATCCAATCGTCGCGATCCGGAAAGCGGCCATCCGGAAGCGTTTCAACATAACGGGGGCCTGGAGAAACGGTCACAACCTGGTTCAGTCCGGGAAGTCGCCCGTACAACGTCGGTGCTTTTTTGTCCAGCCACGAAGGATAGAGGGGGCCGCCGTGATGGACGATAAGCACGATTTCGTCCGGATTAAGATCCGGTTCGTGTTTCCAGACGTATTCGGCCAGACCGCCGTCACAATAGGCGCCCGCAGGCGCTCCGGAGATTCCACGCACTGGACCTACCCTGAACGGCACCGCCCCTGTGGCCGCCAGGATCAGGCGGAGATGATTCCGGACGAGTGGAAAACGTCGCCATACCCTCGAAGCACGCCCATTTTCTCGGGGTTCGGAGGTGGTCGTAAAAGAAACGTTCTCCCAGAACAAGCGCTCGAACCGCGGGGTCATGAAATGGAAACCCATGGCCAAAGCGAAACCCACGAACGAAAGGGGAGCAAGGTTCGAAGCCAGAAGATGCCGGAGGCGGGCGGTCTGGATGCTCAGATCATATGAAGGGTGGGAGGTTACGTACCCTGCGTCTTCTTCCGAAATGAACGCCCTAACTGCTTTCCTTACGGTCTCGAGCCGGTCCATAGTCGATTCGGCGCTTCCGAAGTGCATGTGGATATAGGCTTGCCTGAAGCGGGCCAATGCCTCAAGAGGGTCTTTGCACGCCAGCGCCGCCATTCTCCACGCCCCGGCCGAGGCGCCGCTCAAAAGCACGCGCGCCGGTCCCTGTTGCAGCGCGGCGGTTCGCGCAATTACCTCGTCGATGGCGGCAAACGAGCACCATCGCGGCCCTGTCGCCGGGCCGGCGAAGACGCGTATGCGTTCGGGTGCGATGCCCTCGTCGCGAATTTGAGTGATTAGGCCGCTGCCGGCACGGATTCGCAATTTAGAGGGAAATTGGTTATTCAAACTCATCATACTTCAAGCTCTCCTCCTCGGCTCGGACGCCTATGAACTCATCCCCATCCATGATGCCTTTCGTGAGATTGATACGCAAGGCAGTTTTCCTTTGACATTTTATAAAGGTAGTCTATATTCATGCCTCAGTCATGAAAAATGAACCTGAAATT from Deltaproteobacteria bacterium carries:
- a CDS encoding SDR family NAD(P)-dependent oxidoreductase; the encoded protein is METVLITGGCGFIGSHLAERIVQSGYRVKVFDNLSTGHTENIEHLKPMPELIEGDVRDFGQVERVTQGVNRVFHLAALVSVAESVERPVLCHDVNVTGALNVLEACRVHHVKRMILASSAAVYGSEPTLPKSEEMLPAPESPYAASKLTGEMYARLYARLYGVETVSLRFFNVYGPRQDPSSMYSGVISRFTRQMLTNETLTIFGDGRQTRDFVFVKDVVQAAVLAMISTELGRGEVMNIASGASISLLSLLEALESLTGRKVVPSFAEERIGDVRYSEASVARMLNLLGFRAVHSIRSGLESLLSYESSRISGA
- a CDS encoding flagellar brake protein; protein product: MFSVDTLVTIDLGAGAEKATCFSRIRGWREDKYVILDLPMAGGKPIYLHQKKEYIFRYIEDGVYWGFRSWVIENVFKPFPFTIIRYPTDAEHRSLRAMPRYKTNLEATFKCEGFEGKGTILDLSLQGCLLTAEEPGGLEVGRVIVIMIHCPSQDNIHNLTGAIRNVTSKDDRFLAGVSFHQTPKALAELVQMIAQFSA